The following is a genomic window from bacterium.
ACCGGGGTGGTGTCAAGAAAACTTCCCTTTGGATGCTGGCGGGTGGCTCGCACTTCGGAGTGGTTTGAAGTTTGATCTCAAGCCTATTCAAACTTGTCGAAGGCCGCTACAGAGCAACTTTTTTGACATTCATCCCGTCTCTTGCTAGATTTGCCACTTTACCAAGTTCCACACAGGAACGCGGAGACCAGCGCGGCAAAGGCGCAGCTGAAAACGAAAAAAGAAATTAGGGGATAGGCCGGATGAGGGAGATAGGCGGGATGAAGCTCATATAAAGAAGATATCCGCTCTATCCTTTAATCCGGTTTATCTGCTATTTTTTTACTCTTGTTTAAAAGCGACAAGAATGACGTTGAGAGCTTCCGGAGCAAGCTCCGAACCGTAAACTGCAGTCGCAACAAAACACTTGCTCTGCTGAGACGCAGGCTGGCGCTCTTGCTGCTGGATGCGAACGCGTTCGATTTCGCCGTATTGAAGCCAGCCAGAAAGTGTTTGATACAACCGGGTGTGGCGCTTGTCATATTGCCCCGCTATACACGAATAACAACCTTACGCAAACATCGCGCTGTTCCCGGTCACCGATTTGGACTCAATCTTTCCCTGGAAGATCGAAACGCGCTGATCGCTTTCCTGAATACTCTATAGAAACAGTTTCCGCTCGGGCGATCTGCGTGTCCATGGTTTAGGAATTTGGAATCGGCGATTCCCCTTTCAAATGCAGTTCGAGAAAATCCAGAATGGCCTTGTATCCGCGGATTTCGTTTTCTCTTTTCTTAAAACCATGGCCTTCGTCAGGAAAGAGCACGTATTCAACTACACCTTGATTCTTTTTGATAGCGCCAACAATCTCATCCGACTCGGACCGAAGAACATTCTTATCATTCGCGCCCTGCAACACAATCAAAGGTCTTTTGATCTTATCTGCATGAAAGAGTGGTGAAATCGCTTTCAGAACGGCCCCGTCTGTCCTGGGATCGCCGATCTCTTTATATAGCGACTCCCGAACCGGTTCCCATTCAGGCGGCATGGATTCAAGTGTCCTGATCCAGTTTGAAACTCCATAAATATCAACACCCACTGCAAACTCGTTCGGCGTAAAAGTAAGTGCCGCAAGCACCATGTATCCGCCATAGCTGTGCCCGATGATCCCTATTTTCGATGAGTCCACATAGCCAAGCGACGTAAGATATTTCTTCGCTTCGATACAATCCCACAATGGCTCGCGTCCATGCTTCCTGTCATCCGCCATGAAGAATGTCTTCCCATAACCGGAGCTTCCACGATTGTTGATGCCCAGCACCGTATAGCCATGATTCACGAAAAATTGAATGACTCCGTTATACCCTTTTTTTGTTTGCCCTCCGGGACCCCCATGAACATAAACCAGTGCAGGTACTTTTCGATCCGGGCCGGCTTGAACAGGTTTATAGAGAATGGATGGAATTTCAAGCCCATCAAAGGACTTGTAACGCACTACCTGCGATTCAACAAGGCTGGAGGGATCAATCTCCGAATTGAGGCTATCTGTTAGCTTTCGCGCAGCCTTTTTTTCAAAATCGTAGATGTAAAGATTGTTAGGACTGCGATCTTCGTTGAAGTAAAAAGACATCAGGCGCTCGCTGTTGGAGATATTTACGTCTGTAATATTGCCGTCAGTGAAACCCGGCAGAGCAATCAGTTTACCGGTTATCTCATCGTAAATCTTTATTCGGATGTTGCCATCTTCGTTGGTCCCGACCAAACGATATTTTCCAGTGCGCGAGAAGTAGATATACAAAATATCCCATTTATCTTTCTCAACCGTCTCCCTGCTGTCCGCGGCCAAATCGTAACGCGCGAGGTACGAGAATTCACTTCCGTCGTCTGTCAGGTAATAGAGATAGCGATTGTCGACATCGAAACATTGAGGGAAGAAAGAAATCTCCCCGTTGTGCGGTGTGATGTGTTTCATCTGTTTCGTTCCCGCATCGTAGAGGAAGATATCGGTATCTACCGTGCTGTTGTTGGACCTAATCAGAGAGATATACCTTCCATCTTTCGATATTGCTCCGAAGTCATAACCGACATTGTTTTGAAACAACATTTCCCGCTGGAAATTCTCTGTAGTCAATTTATATATATCGAAGAAACGTGGATCGCGCTCGTTGGTCGCGTAGTAAAAAGACTTTCGATCATTGCTCCAACCAAGAAACTGGGCAAAAACTTCTTCGCCTGGTGTCAGATCGCGCTCTTTTCCATCGACTTCCAATACGTACAGATGATCCAAACCGTTGCCGTCACGGTCGTGCTTGTAGAGCACGCGCGAATCGTCCGGAAAATAGGAGACGGCGAAAATGCTATCGGTGTGGGAATGAGTCAACTGCTGGGGGCTACCGCCGGCAATAGGAATAGAGAAAGTATTGAAAATTCCTGTCTTGTTACTGGAAAACAGAATCGACTGTTCATCGGGAGAAAAAGAACTATCCATTATTTTTGTTGTCTTAAGGAATTGTTCGATCGTGTATTGCTTGACTTTAGGATCGGCCTTTTGATTCTTCGGCGGCTCTTCTGCAGGATGATATGCGCGCTCGAGATGGGCTTTGATTTCGTCCAATGTGAACCACGATGGTTTGAATTCACCTTTGGCGTAGAGGGGAGCTTGATCGAAATAATGTGGTGAAGCAGGATCTCCGCTTACTCCGAAATCAAGAAGTGACCTGGCCTCGATCTGACGACCGAACTGAACGACGCTGACATACGAGTTTCCAGCGAGTCCATAGAGTCGTTTCTGCCCCTTAGCTCGATCCTCTGGAATAGGTGTGTAGAAGCTAAAAATCGTGCCTATTTGTGTTCCTGCCACTGGCA
Proteins encoded in this region:
- a CDS encoding penicillin acylase family protein, which encodes MEFRKQLALGLLVSLAFIFPLSTTQASDEGAEKMARSVMIYRDAYGVPHIYGPTDASVVFGYIYAQAEDNFWKVEDNYIRVIGRASEDYGDDRLDGDLVVRALEIPGRSLEEYRNASKRTREICDAFADGLNYFLASHPQIKPRLLTRFEPWYLLAFYREEKREQFDFTTGLDLTEVRTAIIEETSARPIKPVANQSYPPPISQQGLAHFTRGSNMWLISPARSASNQAMLFVNPHIELGEVYEGHLHSDEGLNVSGANFFGGVVPAVGRNEFLGWSLTTNLPDVADVYIEKFDDPKNPLRYAYGSGYRTATEWTEKVKIKSDKGVVEKRFKFRKTHHGPIVAVREGKTFSIRIAKIEEGGLLDQFFAMAKARSLKEFKAAVGRLNLVNHNVGYADGEGNIYYVYNGTVPRRSTKFDWTNPVDGSNPETEWNGYHELEELPQLLNPKSGFLQNCNSSPFMTTTAGNLVNKDYPAYMVQEEEENGSAMIHQVAGHLRAGISLRILSSNDKWTFEELARAAFDTKVIDAETRIPELVKEWSKLKQTDPERAARIADAVADLEAWDRVSTINSKAMTLFNFWHARMFKLTDGLIMMGPATEIEKEPLLQIRALEEAMKELEQDWGTWQVAWGEVNRMQRLRPGGDESFSDGRPSLPVAGTQIGTIFSFYTPIPEDRAKGQKRLYGLAGNSYVSVVQFGRQIEARSLLDFGVSGDPASPHYFDQAPLYAKGEFKPSWFTLDEIKAHLERAYHPAEEPPKNQKADPKVKQYTIEQFLKTTKIMDSSFSPDEQSILFSSNKTGIFNTFSIPIAGGSPQQLTHSHTDSIFAVSYFPDDSRVLYKHDRDGNGLDHLYVLEVDGKERDLTPGEEVFAQFLGWSNDRKSFYYATNERDPRFFDIYKLTTENFQREMLFQNNVGYDFGAISKDGRYISLIRSNNSTVDTDIFLYDAGTKQMKHITPHNGEISFFPQCFDVDNRYLYYLTDDGSEFSYLARYDLAADSRETVEKDKWDILYIYFSRTGKYRLVGTNEDGNIRIKIYDEITGKLIALPGFTDGNITDVNISNSERLMSFYFNEDRSPNNLYIYDFEKKAARKLTDSLNSEIDPSSLVESQVVRYKSFDGLEIPSILYKPVQAGPDRKVPALVYVHGGPGGQTKKGYNGVIQFFVNHGYTVLGINNRGSSGYGKTFFMADDRKHGREPLWDCIEAKKYLTSLGYVDSSKIGIIGHSYGGYMVLAALTFTPNEFAVGVDIYGVSNWIRTLESMPPEWEPVRESLYKEIGDPRTDGAVLKAISPLFHADKIKRPLIVLQGANDKNVLRSESDEIVGAIKKNQGVVEYVLFPDEGHGFKKRENEIRGYKAILDFLELHLKGESPIPNS